DNA from Aliarcobacter skirrowii CCUG 10374:
AATATCTACTAAATTCTCTAAAAGTGTAGTTTTTCCACTTCCAGGACTTGACATAAGATTTATTCCTAAAACTTTATGATTATCAAAATGAGCTCTATTATGTCTTGCTTCATGATCATTTTTATCTAAAATTTTTTGAATTACCGAAATTGTTTTTGCATCATTTAATTGAGGATTATGATGAATATTCTCATTTATATGCGAATGATGATTTTCGTTTGAATGATGATGCTCATGTTCATGATGATTATGTTCTTGTCCTGCTATTGTACAACCGCAATCTTTACACATTTTTATTCCCTTTTGTTTTATTCAATATTTTATTTAGTTTAACCCAAAAAGGCTAAATATAATATAATAGTTTACATCACTTATATATTTTTAGAACAAACTTGATAAACTATTTTTATGATTTGTCCAAACTGCAAAAATAGAAACTTTTATAATTTAGCAAATGATTATATAAAATGCACAAAATGTGCAAAAAAACTATCTTTGAAAAAGATAGCTAAAGATAAATTAATCATAGAAAAATTTTGTGAAAACAAAAATGCACTTCAAAGCTCAAAAGAGTTAAAGCTAAACTACAAAACTATAAAAGATAGATTTGATCTGTTTAGAAAAAAAATAGCTATATTTTTGGAAAACTCTTATCAAGATTCTATACATGATTATAGTGAATATGAAGAGTTTTATTACTTCAAACAAAGAGGAAAGAGTAAAAAAATAAAATCACTAGATGAGGCTACAAATATAATAGGATTTTACTCAAATCAAAAAGTATATACACTTCTTATGCCAAATATAAAGTATAGAACTTTTGCTACAAATGATGAGGATTTTTTTCAATATCTTCTTTGGTACAAACTTCAATCAAAAAATTCTCATAAAACAACTCTAAAACTATTTTGGGAGTTTCTTGAAGAGGAGTTAAAAAAATATAAAGGAGTAAATGAAGAAAATTTTTTCTACTACTTAAAAGAGTGTGAATTTAGATTTAACTACAAAAAAAGTGAGCAAATAGAGATTTTAAACTCTATATATTTTCAAGAGTGAAAAAAGCTTGTCCCAAAGATATATTTTCATCATTTACACTATAATTTTCTCCTATATAAATCTCTTTGTCTTTTAGTTTTTCAAATACAATTTTAAGTAAAGTTCTATTTTGAAAAACTCCACCACTTAAAACAATAGCTAAATCTTTGTATAAATTTGAGATATCAAAAATTATATTTGCAAGAGTATTTATAAATTTTGAAGCAATAATTTTTTTATCTTTTTCGAATACAAGCTCTTTTATCATTGGTGAAATATCTATAATATTGTCAATCAAATCAAAAGAGAAAGCATCTTTTATATTTGCATCATATAAATTTTCTAAATAAAGACCTGTTTGTCCTTCATACTCTTGAATATGAAGAGTATTAGCAAGTGAACAAACGGCATCAAAAACTCTTCCAAAAGAGCTTGAAAGGGGTGAATTTAAAGATTTTTGCCAAATTGTGTGTAAATTTTTTATCTCATTTTTTTCAAATATTTTTAAAAATTCCAAAGGTAAAGAGTAAATCTCTTCAAGGCAGAAGTTATCAAAAAGTAGTGATAAAGCTACTCTTTTAGGCTCTTTTATAGCTAACTCTCCACCTAAAAGTTTAAAATATTTTAGGTGATAAGCTCTTTTATACTCCTTTTGATTTGCTATAAAAACTTCTCCACCCCAAATATTTCCATCATCACCATATCCAGTTCCATCAAAACAGAATGCTAAAACATCTTTTTTTAAAGATTTCTCTGCTAAAACAGCTAAAATATGAGCATAATGATGTTGAACTTGAATTAAATTTAAATTTTTATTCTCTTTTACAAACTCTAAAGCAATTTTTGTAGTCTCATAATTTGGATGTTTATCACAAACTATAATTTCAGGTTTAAAATCATAAAAATGAAGAAAATTTTTAAGAGTTTTTTTATAATTTTCTATTGAAGCTATTGAGTTTAAATCTCCTAAATAAACAGTTGTTATAATCTTATTTTCAAAAGCTATAGTAAAAGTTGCTTTTTGATTTGCACCTAAAGCTAAAACTTTTTTTGAAAACTTTTTTTCTACTTGCAAAATATTTGGAGCAAAACCTCTACTATTTCTAAGTTTCAAAACTTTTTTGCCTACTATTTGAACTATTGAGTCATCACAACTATTTACTATTTCTCTATTATAATCAAGTACAAAATCTACTAAATTAGCAAGTTTAAAAAATATATCCTCTTTTTTTGTAACTATTGGCTCATCTTTTAAATTTGCACTTGTTGCCAAGATTGGTTTTTCTAAATTTTTAAATAGAAGATAGTGCAAAGCACTATTTGGTAAAAAAGAGCCAATAATCTCTAAATTTGGAGCTATTTGCTTTGATAAATCACTATTTTCTCTTTTTTTCAATAAGAGTATTGGTTTTTGTTTTGAGTTTAAAATCTTCTCTTCAAGCTTATTAAAATATCCATAATCTTTTAAATTTTCTATATCTTTAAACATCACAGCAAAAGGTTTTGAGGCTCTTTTTTTAAACTCTCTTATTTTTTCTATTGCTTTTGAGTTTGTAGCATCACAAACAATATGAAAACCTGATATACCTTTGATAGCTAAAATTTTTCCATCTTTTATATAGTTTGATGCTTGATTTATAGCATCTATTTTTTTAGATATTAAATTTTGATTTTTATCATATAAAAAAGTAGTTGGTCCACACTCTTCACAAGAGATTGCTTGTGCGTGATATCTTCTATTTTTAGGATTTTCAAACTCATCTTGACAATTTTTACATAAGCTAAACTCTTTTAAAGAAGTATTTACTCTATCATAAGGAATATCTTTGATTATTGAGTATCTTGGTCCACAATTTGTACAATTTGTCAAAGCATAGTTATATCTAAAACTATTTTTATCAAAAATATCTTTTATACAATCTTCGCAAATTGATATATCAGGATAAATAAGGGCACTTTTATTTTTAATATTTGAATTTGAACTTTTTTCAATTTCAAATTTATCATACTCTTTAAACTCTAAATTTTCAATCTTTATATCAAATATTTTGGCTAAAGTTGGGGGATTTAATCTAATCTCTTTTATAAACTCTATTAAATCTTCTTTTTTGGCAAAAGCTTGAATCTCAACTCCATTTTCATCATTTTTAATCCAGCCTTTTATATTATATTTTATTGCTAGATTATAGATAAATGGTCGAAACCCAACACCTTGAACAAGTCCAAAAATAGATATTTTTTGATTTATCATAAAAT
Protein-coding regions in this window:
- the hypF gene encoding carbamoyltransferase HypF, translated to MINQKISIFGLVQGVGFRPFIYNLAIKYNIKGWIKNDENGVEIQAFAKKEDLIEFIKEIRLNPPTLAKIFDIKIENLEFKEYDKFEIEKSSNSNIKNKSALIYPDISICEDCIKDIFDKNSFRYNYALTNCTNCGPRYSIIKDIPYDRVNTSLKEFSLCKNCQDEFENPKNRRYHAQAISCEECGPTTFLYDKNQNLISKKIDAINQASNYIKDGKILAIKGISGFHIVCDATNSKAIEKIREFKKRASKPFAVMFKDIENLKDYGYFNKLEEKILNSKQKPILLLKKRENSDLSKQIAPNLEIIGSFLPNSALHYLLFKNLEKPILATSANLKDEPIVTKKEDIFFKLANLVDFVLDYNREIVNSCDDSIVQIVGKKVLKLRNSRGFAPNILQVEKKFSKKVLALGANQKATFTIAFENKIITTVYLGDLNSIASIENYKKTLKNFLHFYDFKPEIIVCDKHPNYETTKIALEFVKENKNLNLIQVQHHYAHILAVLAEKSLKKDVLAFCFDGTGYGDDGNIWGGEVFIANQKEYKRAYHLKYFKLLGGELAIKEPKRVALSLLFDNFCLEEIYSLPLEFLKIFEKNEIKNLHTIWQKSLNSPLSSSFGRVFDAVCSLANTLHIQEYEGQTGLYLENLYDANIKDAFSFDLIDNIIDISPMIKELVFEKDKKIIASKFINTLANIIFDISNLYKDLAIVLSGGVFQNRTLLKIVFEKLKDKEIYIGENYSVNDENISLGQAFFTLENI